In a genomic window of Streptomyces sp. BHT-5-2:
- a CDS encoding NADP-dependent succinic semialdehyde dehydrogenase: MAIATVNPATGETLKTFDALNAGEIEDRLVRADQAYQLHRTTSFARRAELLHRAADLLQADQDGVARTVTTEMGKPLAQARAEAAKCVKAMRWYADHAEALLADERPDPADVHDSGAVRAVVCYRPIGTVLAVMPWNFPLWQVVRFAAPALMAGNTGLLKHASNVPQTALYLEELFRRAGYPDGCFLTLLIGSGAVEDVLRDPRIAAATLTGSEPAGRSVAAIAGDEIKKTVLELGGSDPYVVLPSADLDKAARVAVTARVQNNGQSCIAAKRFIVHNDVYDAFAERFTAGMAALTVGDPMDEATDVGPLSSEQGRSDLEELVDDAVHQGARARCGGRRPPDRHAGWFYEPTVLTGVTPSMRIHHEEAFGPVATLYRVADLDEAVALANDTPFGLSSNAWTRDADEQRRLARDLQAGGVYFNGMTASHPGLPFGGAKRSGYGRELSGHGMREFCNMTTVWYGPEE; this comes from the coding sequence ATGGCCATCGCCACGGTCAACCCGGCCACCGGCGAGACCCTCAAGACCTTCGACGCGCTCAACGCGGGCGAGATCGAGGACCGCCTGGTCCGCGCCGACCAGGCGTACCAGCTCCACCGCACCACGTCCTTCGCCCGCCGCGCCGAACTCCTGCACCGCGCCGCCGACCTGCTCCAGGCCGACCAGGACGGCGTCGCCCGCACCGTCACCACCGAGATGGGCAAGCCCCTCGCCCAGGCCCGCGCCGAGGCCGCCAAATGCGTCAAGGCGATGCGCTGGTACGCCGACCACGCCGAGGCGCTGCTCGCCGACGAACGGCCCGACCCCGCCGACGTCCACGACTCCGGCGCGGTCCGCGCGGTGGTGTGCTACCGCCCGATCGGCACCGTCCTCGCGGTGATGCCGTGGAACTTCCCACTCTGGCAGGTCGTGCGGTTCGCCGCCCCGGCCCTCATGGCCGGCAACACCGGACTGCTCAAACACGCCTCCAACGTCCCGCAGACCGCGCTCTATCTGGAAGAGCTGTTCCGCCGTGCCGGCTACCCCGACGGCTGCTTCCTGACCCTGCTGATCGGCTCCGGCGCCGTCGAGGACGTCCTGCGCGACCCGCGGATCGCCGCCGCCACCCTCACCGGCAGCGAACCCGCCGGCCGCTCGGTCGCCGCGATCGCCGGCGACGAGATCAAGAAGACCGTCCTCGAACTCGGCGGCAGCGACCCCTATGTCGTCCTCCCCTCCGCCGACCTCGACAAGGCAGCCCGGGTCGCGGTCACGGCCCGCGTCCAGAACAACGGCCAGTCCTGCATCGCCGCCAAGCGGTTCATCGTCCACAACGACGTCTACGACGCCTTCGCCGAACGGTTCACCGCGGGCATGGCCGCGCTGACCGTCGGCGACCCGATGGACGAGGCCACCGACGTCGGCCCGCTCTCCAGCGAGCAGGGCCGCTCCGACCTGGAGGAGCTGGTCGACGACGCGGTCCACCAGGGCGCCCGGGCGCGGTGCGGCGGCCGCCGCCCGCCCGACCGGCACGCCGGGTGGTTCTACGAGCCGACCGTGCTCACCGGCGTCACCCCGAGCATGCGGATCCACCACGAGGAGGCGTTCGGCCCGGTGGCCACGCTCTACCGCGTCGCCGACCTGGACGAGGCGGTCGCGCTCGCCAACGACACGCCGTTCGGCCTGAGTTCCAACGCCTGGACCCGGGACGCCGACGAGCAGCGGCGGCTGGCCCGGGACCTCCAGGCCGGCGGGGTGTACTTCAACGGCATGACCGCCTCCCACCCCGGCCTGCCGTTCGGCGGCGCCAAGCGCTCCGGCTACGGCCGGGAGCTGTCCGGCCACGGCATGCGGGAGTTCTGCAACATGACGACGGTGTGGTACGGACCGGAGGAGTGA